The genomic interval CCTTATAATCTACAACGGTTTTCATATGCTCTTCAATATTGGGGTATAACATAGGAATGTTTACACCAAAGGGTTTATCCGTTGCCTTTTTACATTTTTCCACATGTTCTACAAGAACATCTGGATACATAGATGCCGCTCCTATAAGACCTAGCCCTCCAGCGTTACTTACTGCACTAGCAAGCTTCCATCCAGAATTCCATATCATTCCACCTTGAATAAGTGGGTATTTTACATTAAACAACTGTGTGATTTTATTCATTAAGATTTTATAAGTTTTTGAGTGAACAGAGACTTGTTGCTTTTAATTTGAAGAATATATACACCGCTCTTTAATTGAGAAGTGGGCAGTGTTGAAATTTTCTTTGTGGTTTTATAATTTTTGACCTGCTTGCCTAGCAAATCATAGATAAAAATTTCAGCATTCTCAACGTTTTCTGGTAATACGAGTGTCGCATCTTGCGAGGTTGGATTGGGGTAGACTTGGTACGCTTTCGCGAAAGCGTAATCCGTTGTGTTTAAAATTTGTGGCAACGCTGCTTCAAAATCTGGAATTCCGTATCCGAATCTTGGATTGGGATTATTAAATATGCTAGAATTTTCTCTAATTACTTGTATTACAGCTTCGTTAGTACGTTCTCTATTTGCCTGCCAAAAACTTGCCACCGCTCCAGCCATAATTGGTGAACTGAAGCTCGTCCCGTTATTTGTCCTAATAATATTGTTTTCATCTATAACCGCACTCCCTTGACCCTTTGCCATCACATCTGGCTTAACGCGACCATCGCTAGTAGGTCCTATACTACTAAAGCTTGCATAGTTACCATTACTATCTACAGCTCCTACAGTGAATGAACCTCTTGCGTCTGCCGGCGCACTAATCCTATCAGAACCAGAATTTCCTGAACTAGTCACCACTAGCATTCCCTTTTCAAAAGCAAGTGTTGCTCCCCTTGAAATAAATGCAGTTTCTCCATCCATATCTTCATAGGTATAATCATAGGCTGGATTATCAAAAGTGCGATATCCTAAAGACGTATTAATGACATCTACTCCAAGGCTATCTGCACGCTCTGCTGCTTCTACCCAATATGATTCTTCTACGGGATTTTCATTTGCTGTGTCTTCAGTTCTAAAACAATATACTGCGGCATCTGGAGCAGTGCCTACAAATTGATCCGTAATAAACCCTACAATATCAGATAATACTTTTGTACCATGATTATTCCCTCTGAATAGAAACTCATTTTCTTCGCGGTCTACAAAGTCATAGCCATTCAATAACTTTCCTGCATTACGTAATCTAGCAAAACCTCCTATTTGATCTACTCCTGGAAAACCTGAATCCATAACAGCAATGGTCATTCCTTCTCCCGTATAATCTTGCTGGTGTAAGGCTTGAACATTGAGCATTGTCACTTGGTTTTCTGTACTACCATAGGTAAATTCTGCGCGTGTCTGTTCAGCAACAGGGTCTTCTTTAATAAATTGAAATGTGGAGGAATTAGTATTTAAAGAATTATCTGCAAAGTCTATCGAGCTTACAAAACTCAAATCGGCTAGTGATTCTATTGCAGCCTGTGATCCACGTACGTGAAGGCAATTCATCCATTTAGACTTTGCCAGCACTGTAATTCCATCTTGTGATTTAATTTGAGAAATATAATGTTCATTTACGGGTACATCTCGCTCATCAATAGCAACATTATGCATCTCCTTGCGGTCAATTGCTTTTTGAGTTAAGATCGTAATGGGGCTTGCTAGCGCTTCAGAAACGTTTTCTTTATCGTTAAGAAAAACCCAAGCATCTTCTTGAGATATTAAATTAAGAGTACATAAAAAAAGAAAGAGGGGTAAAAGATTTTTCATAGATGAATAATTAAGATAATAGCATTGAAAGCTTATTTCTTTTAAAGGTAGTCGAAAAATTAAAAATAGAAAATTTTACTAATCCTCCTATATTCATTAATTTGAAAAACTTCAGAATTAATGAATCGTGTGATTGAAAGTAGTTTGAGAATATCAAATTTATCCTAAGAAATCACTCCTGAGCCTAAACACTCATCCCCTTGATGCCATGCAACAAATTGACCTTCGGCGATTGCAGATTGAGGATTGTCAAAGATTACATATAAACCTCCTTCAACGCGATACAAAGTCGCTTTTTCTAAAGCTTGCCTGTAACGAATTCTAGCTAAAACTTGCAATTTTTCATCTACTGCAAGTTTTAAATCTTCTCTTATCCAGTGTATTTCTTCTTCTTTTACAAATAAGCCTTTTCTATACAATCCTGGATGGTCTTTGCCTTGACCTGTATA from Dokdonia sp. Hel_I_53 carries:
- a CDS encoding S8 family serine peptidase; this translates as MKNLLPLFLFLCTLNLISQEDAWVFLNDKENVSEALASPITILTQKAIDRKEMHNVAIDERDVPVNEHYISQIKSQDGITVLAKSKWMNCLHVRGSQAAIESLADLSFVSSIDFADNSLNTNSSTFQFIKEDPVAEQTRAEFTYGSTENQVTMLNVQALHQQDYTGEGMTIAVMDSGFPGVDQIGGFARLRNAGKLLNGYDFVDREENEFLFRGNNHGTKVLSDIVGFITDQFVGTAPDAAVYCFRTEDTANENPVEESYWVEAAERADSLGVDVINTSLGYRTFDNPAYDYTYEDMDGETAFISRGATLAFEKGMLVVTSSGNSGSDRISAPADARGSFTVGAVDSNGNYASFSSIGPTSDGRVKPDVMAKGQGSAVIDENNIIRTNNGTSFSSPIMAGAVASFWQANRERTNEAVIQVIRENSSIFNNPNPRFGYGIPDFEAALPQILNTTDYAFAKAYQVYPNPTSQDATLVLPENVENAEIFIYDLLGKQVKNYKTTKKISTLPTSQLKSGVYILQIKSNKSLFTQKLIKS